The proteins below come from a single Kosakonia sp. SMBL-WEM22 genomic window:
- a CDS encoding cysteine protease StiP family protein: MQPQERFSGSYLPGDVEFLLQPVEMEMTPVDQKEALIQSGKKHYSDMLSQEPAPTQWHLDLFKRALDRGAERLAREVTQLARELAARFGDEPVVLVSLVRAGVPLGVMLHQALRDMGKTSFHYGISIIRDRGIDGEALNIIERQHGTRGIVFVDGWTGKGAITGELIRTLKGRTGYPQQPHLVVLADPCGCSWLAASDDDWLIPFGIMGAPVSGLISRSVWREEGLHGCVVCDHLREYECSRMLVDTVAHFRNTLQPENLPALHWDLSAAQALWQKSREVIAYLAEQFSVDTVNRIKPGIAEATRAVLRRVPDHVFVRSINDPDVALLVGLASEKGIAVTEMGELLGQYRAVTIIKKVL, encoded by the coding sequence ATGCAGCCACAAGAGAGATTTTCCGGCTCCTATCTACCGGGCGACGTGGAGTTCCTGCTTCAGCCTGTTGAGATGGAGATGACCCCTGTCGATCAAAAAGAGGCGCTCATCCAGTCAGGCAAAAAGCACTATTCCGATATGCTCAGCCAGGAGCCGGCACCGACGCAGTGGCATCTCGATCTGTTTAAACGCGCGCTGGACAGGGGCGCAGAGCGGCTCGCCAGAGAGGTCACGCAGCTTGCCCGGGAGCTGGCGGCGCGTTTTGGCGACGAACCCGTGGTTCTGGTCAGCCTCGTCCGCGCGGGTGTTCCCCTCGGCGTTATGCTGCATCAGGCACTGCGCGATATGGGTAAAACCTCTTTCCACTATGGTATCAGTATCATCCGTGACCGCGGCATTGACGGTGAAGCGCTGAATATTATTGAGCGCCAGCACGGCACGCGCGGCATTGTGTTTGTTGACGGCTGGACGGGTAAAGGGGCGATCACCGGTGAGCTGATACGTACTCTGAAAGGACGCACAGGCTACCCGCAGCAACCGCATCTCGTTGTGCTGGCCGATCCCTGCGGCTGCTCATGGCTGGCGGCCAGCGATGACGACTGGTTGATCCCCTTCGGTATTATGGGTGCGCCGGTATCGGGCCTGATCTCCCGCTCGGTCTGGAGAGAGGAAGGGCTCCACGGCTGTGTGGTCTGCGATCATCTGCGTGAATATGAGTGTAGCCGGATGCTGGTCGATACCGTTGCGCATTTTCGTAACACCCTGCAACCCGAGAATCTCCCTGCCCTGCACTGGGATCTCAGCGCCGCGCAGGCGTTATGGCAAAAAAGCCGGGAGGTGATCGCCTACCTCGCTGAGCAGTTCAGCGTCGACACCGTTAACCGCATCAAACCGGGGATTGCGGAGGCGACGCGCGCGGTTCTGCGCCGTGTGCCCGATCATGTTTTTGTGCGTTCAATCAACGATCCTGACGTTGCTCTGCTGGTCGGGCTTGCGAGCGAAAAAGGCATTGCCGTTACTGAGATGGGCGAGCTTCTCGGACAGTACCGGGCCGTTACGATAATCAAGAAGGTACTCTGA
- a CDS encoding HpcH/HpaI aldolase/citrate lyase family protein, producing the protein MTTRLSPWHLGATLYMPATRNDIAGAILEGKIPGLRSLVICLEDAVSEADMPHALANLAQLLQTLNNAKQAGGNSDWPLVFIRPRHPEMGRWLTEQFDLSAIDGFVLPKFTLSALPQWWAIMGNTHLCMMPTLETEEVFDVVQMRELAIALLAHPCHSRIIALRIGGNDLMNVVSLRRPRELTLYDSPMGYVIKMLVSVFAPRDFALTAPVCEHIDDHQVMARELALDMAHGLVGKTAIHPRQIAVIERALMVTQGEHSDALRILNSTQAVFKSQGAMCEPATHRRWAAGILERAQVYGLVNEQSADGIRLLPATQQQ; encoded by the coding sequence ATGACTACACGCCTTTCACCCTGGCATCTGGGCGCGACGCTCTACATGCCCGCGACACGTAACGATATTGCCGGGGCGATCCTTGAGGGAAAAATCCCCGGCCTGCGCTCACTGGTGATCTGTCTGGAAGACGCGGTCAGCGAAGCGGATATGCCGCATGCCCTCGCCAACCTTGCGCAGCTGTTACAAACGCTCAACAATGCTAAACAGGCCGGCGGCAATAGTGACTGGCCGCTGGTGTTCATTCGCCCTCGCCACCCTGAGATGGGAAGATGGCTGACGGAACAGTTTGACCTTTCCGCCATTGATGGCTTTGTGCTGCCAAAATTCACCCTCAGCGCACTGCCGCAGTGGTGGGCGATCATGGGTAACACGCATCTTTGTATGATGCCTACTCTTGAAACTGAAGAGGTGTTTGACGTTGTTCAGATGCGCGAGCTGGCTATCGCTCTGCTTGCCCACCCCTGTCACAGCCGGATTATTGCGCTGCGCATCGGCGGCAACGATCTGATGAACGTGGTTTCCCTGCGTCGACCACGCGAGCTGACACTCTATGACAGTCCGATGGGATACGTGATCAAAATGCTGGTATCGGTATTTGCACCGCGTGATTTCGCACTGACCGCGCCCGTTTGCGAACACATTGACGATCATCAAGTGATGGCGCGCGAGCTGGCGCTGGATATGGCGCATGGTCTGGTCGGTAAAACGGCGATCCACCCGCGGCAGATAGCGGTGATTGAGCGAGCGCTGATGGTCACTCAGGGAGAGCACTCCGACGCCCTGCGCATCCTTAACTCGACCCAGGCGGTATTCAAATCCCAGGGGGCGATGTGCGAACCGGCGACGCATCGTCGCTGGGCTGCCGGTATTCTCGAGCGGGCACAGGTGTATGGTCTGGTCAATGAGCAGAGCGCAGATGGCATCAGGCTGCTTCCTGCCACTCAGCAGCAATAA
- a CDS encoding tellurium resistance protein TerW yields MQLNTRQARIFKLANLLGSGKPVAAADIITSLECSEPTLTRALKELRESYSAEIKYSKAAHSYHLVNPGQLDKKTLRRMNEALAAHAELKTSESGGRVFLDKDKKTAVSLSLRMRILRKIDRLATLSGTTRSEAVEKLAERAVDDLIKEFNAKKSAR; encoded by the coding sequence ATGCAATTAAACACCAGACAGGCAAGGATTTTTAAGCTCGCCAATTTACTGGGTTCCGGTAAACCCGTCGCCGCGGCTGACATTATCACCAGCCTGGAGTGCTCAGAGCCGACCCTCACCCGGGCGCTGAAAGAGCTGCGTGAATCCTATTCTGCGGAGATAAAGTACAGCAAGGCGGCGCACTCTTATCACCTTGTTAATCCGGGGCAGCTGGATAAAAAGACGTTGCGTCGGATGAATGAAGCTCTGGCCGCACATGCGGAGCTAAAAACCAGTGAATCGGGCGGCAGAGTTTTCCTCGATAAAGATAAAAAAACCGCTGTCTCGCTCTCCCTGCGTATGCGTATCTTGCGCAAGATCGATCGCCTGGCAACCCTCAGCGGCACGACGCGCAGCGAAGCCGTCGAAAAACTGGCCGAACGCGCCGTCGACGATCTGATTAAAGAGTTCAACGCCAAAAAGTCCGCGCGTTAA
- a CDS encoding VWA domain-containing protein produces the protein MRRLPVYLLLDTSGSMHGEPIEAVKNGVQTLLTTLKQDPYALETAYVSVITFDSSARQAVPLTDLLSFQLPTLSASGTTSLGEALSLAASAISSEVQKTTADTKGDWRPLVFLMTDGSPTDDWRKGLQDFKSARTGVVVACAAGHDADTSVLKEITEVVLQLDTADSSSIKAFFKWVSASISVGSQKVESSKKEVIGLDDLPPPPPEVNVVL, from the coding sequence ATGCGAAGACTACCCGTTTATCTGTTGCTTGATACCTCCGGTTCAATGCATGGCGAACCGATCGAAGCCGTCAAAAACGGCGTGCAGACACTCCTTACCACCCTCAAGCAAGATCCGTACGCCCTGGAAACCGCCTATGTTTCGGTGATCACCTTTGACTCCTCGGCACGCCAGGCGGTGCCTCTGACCGATCTGTTGAGTTTCCAGTTACCGACACTTTCCGCCAGCGGCACAACCTCCCTTGGCGAGGCGCTCTCTCTGGCTGCCAGCGCCATCAGCAGTGAAGTGCAGAAAACCACCGCGGATACCAAAGGTGACTGGCGACCGCTGGTGTTTCTGATGACCGACGGTTCTCCGACCGACGACTGGCGCAAAGGGCTGCAGGATTTTAAATCGGCGCGTACCGGCGTCGTGGTGGCCTGTGCCGCGGGTCACGATGCAGACACCAGCGTGCTGAAAGAGATCACCGAAGTGGTACTGCAGCTTGATACCGCCGACAGCTCATCCATCAAAGCGTTCTTTAAATGGGTCAGTGCCAGCATCTCGGTAGGCAGCCAGAAAGTGGAATCCAGTAAAAAAGAGGTGATTGGCCTCGATGACCTGCCGCCACCGCCGCCGGAAGTAAACGTCGTTCTATAA
- a CDS encoding TerD family protein, whose amino-acid sequence MSVSLSKGQGVSLKKNEHDLSSVTIGLGWDINEEKKGLLGGLFGKKEEEYDLDVIAFLCNAAGKVTDLGKVENGKPTLVDGDIIFFNSLRHKSGDIWLTGDNRTGAGDGDDEQIIVKLNSLDARYEKIVFIVQIYNGEKLQQHFGKVQNAFIRAVDARNVEMARFDLSGGPNFAHQRSMVFAELVREPTGWKLNAIGEPSPSDSFVAHLRNYM is encoded by the coding sequence ATGTCAGTCAGTCTGAGCAAAGGCCAGGGCGTGAGCCTGAAGAAAAATGAGCACGATCTCTCCTCCGTCACCATTGGCCTGGGTTGGGATATCAACGAAGAGAAGAAAGGTTTACTGGGCGGGCTGTTTGGCAAGAAAGAGGAGGAGTACGATCTTGATGTGATTGCCTTCCTGTGTAACGCCGCAGGCAAAGTGACCGATCTCGGCAAGGTGGAGAATGGCAAACCGACGCTGGTCGACGGTGACATTATCTTTTTCAACAGCCTGCGGCATAAGTCGGGCGATATCTGGCTGACGGGCGATAACCGTACCGGCGCGGGTGATGGCGACGATGAGCAGATCATCGTCAAGCTCAATTCGCTGGATGCCCGGTATGAAAAAATTGTCTTTATCGTGCAGATCTATAACGGCGAAAAACTGCAGCAGCACTTCGGTAAAGTGCAGAACGCATTTATTCGTGCCGTCGATGCGCGTAACGTTGAGATGGCGCGCTTTGACCTCTCCGGCGGGCCAAACTTTGCTCATCAGCGCTCAATGGTGTTTGCCGAGCTGGTGCGTGAACCGACCGGCTGGAAGCTGAATGCCATCGGCGAGCCGTCGCCTTCAGACTCCTTTGTTGCCCACCTGAGGAACTATATGTGA
- a CDS encoding VWA domain-containing protein, which produces MRRLPVYLVIDTSGSMRGESIHAVNVGIQAMLSALRQDPYALESVHISIITFDNAAREFIPLTPLEDFQFADIVVPSAGATFTGAALECLIECVDRDVRRADGDQKGDWRPLVFLMTDGTPSDAFAYGEAVKAIRSRAFGSIIACAVGPKAGHEHLKQLTDKVVSLETLDSTAFAGFFKWVSASVSSGSSSAGVNNDSDNLPPPPPEIQLVL; this is translated from the coding sequence ATGCGCCGTTTACCCGTTTATCTGGTGATTGATACCTCCGGCTCAATGCGCGGCGAGTCGATCCATGCCGTCAACGTCGGTATTCAGGCGATGCTGAGCGCCCTTCGCCAGGATCCTTACGCCCTTGAAAGCGTCCATATCTCGATTATCACTTTTGATAACGCGGCGCGTGAGTTTATTCCTCTGACACCGCTGGAGGATTTCCAGTTCGCCGACATTGTGGTGCCGAGCGCGGGTGCCACTTTTACCGGTGCGGCGCTGGAGTGCCTGATTGAGTGCGTCGACCGGGATGTCCGTCGCGCGGATGGCGATCAGAAAGGTGACTGGCGACCGCTGGTCTTTCTGATGACTGATGGCACGCCGTCTGATGCCTTCGCCTATGGCGAAGCGGTGAAAGCGATTCGTAGCCGCGCGTTTGGCTCAATCATCGCCTGTGCGGTCGGCCCAAAAGCGGGCCATGAGCACCTTAAACAGCTGACAGACAAGGTGGTATCGCTCGAAACCCTCGATTCAACGGCCTTCGCGGGCTTCTTTAAATGGGTCTCGGCGAGCGTCTCATCGGGCAGCTCCAGCGCGGGGGTAAATAACGATTCGGATAACCTTCCGCCGCCACCACCGGAGATCCAGCTGGTGCTGTAA
- a CDS encoding TerY-C metal binding domain-containing protein: MRRLPVFFVLDCSESMIGENLKKMNDGLQMIVSDLRKDPHALETAWVSVIAFAGIARTIVPLHEIASFYPPRLPIGGGTHLGAALRELSVQIDTQVRVTTHEVKGDWKPVVYLLTDGRPTDDPSMEIKRWKEHYARKVNLIAVGLGPSADLNILRQLTENVMLFTESREGDFTRFIKWITASVTAHSRSVGEEKPPELNQTEYIVRLAKEDVVRAYDENCVTLTGRCSKTRRPYLMKYERPPVNVSGLDFRLNLNNFNIAGCYPIDEEYFTWSDASTYNVQVNTRDLHGVPGCPHCGNASAFAMCACGKLLCIDGPDEVVCPWCERVLSFRDNGGDSDFDVSRGRG, translated from the coding sequence ATGAGACGCCTTCCGGTATTTTTTGTCCTGGACTGCTCAGAGTCCATGATTGGTGAAAACCTGAAAAAAATGAACGATGGTCTGCAAATGATCGTCAGTGATTTAAGAAAGGATCCCCATGCGCTGGAGACCGCCTGGGTCTCGGTCATTGCCTTTGCGGGCATTGCGCGCACCATTGTTCCGCTCCATGAAATCGCCTCTTTTTACCCGCCGCGTCTGCCGATTGGCGGCGGCACCCATCTTGGTGCTGCGCTGCGCGAGCTAAGCGTGCAGATCGACACCCAGGTGAGGGTCACCACCCATGAAGTTAAAGGGGATTGGAAACCGGTTGTTTATCTACTGACCGATGGTCGCCCGACGGATGATCCCAGCATGGAGATCAAACGCTGGAAGGAGCACTACGCCCGCAAAGTTAACCTGATCGCGGTCGGTCTTGGCCCCTCGGCAGATCTCAATATACTCAGGCAGCTCACGGAAAATGTGATGCTGTTTACCGAGTCCCGTGAAGGTGACTTTACACGCTTTATTAAGTGGATAACCGCCTCCGTCACTGCCCATAGCCGCAGCGTGGGTGAAGAGAAGCCCCCCGAACTGAACCAGACGGAGTATATCGTCCGGCTGGCGAAAGAGGACGTTGTCCGCGCCTATGATGAGAATTGTGTGACCCTCACCGGGCGGTGCAGCAAAACCCGCCGCCCCTATCTGATGAAATATGAGCGCCCACCGGTGAACGTCTCCGGTCTCGATTTCCGCCTTAACCTGAACAACTTCAATATTGCCGGTTGCTACCCTATTGATGAAGAGTACTTCACCTGGTCTGACGCATCGACCTACAACGTGCAGGTAAATACCCGCGATCTGCACGGCGTACCGGGCTGCCCCCACTGCGGTAACGCCAGCGCGTTTGCCATGTGCGCCTGCGGCAAACTGCTCTGTATCGATGGGCCTGATGAGGTCGTCTGCCCATGGTGTGAAAGAGTGCTCTCCTTCAGAGATAACGGCGGAGATTCCGATTTTGACGTGAGCAGAGGACGAGGCTAA
- a CDS encoding PP2C family serine/threonine-protein phosphatase — protein MSVEKEIIGFILHSRGHEVGEAELTALSGEPALRDKLDALLTELENQLAAVEDQTTTPQARESAEAIESPDDAITEPDAEQAAPRPELWKLMPYYEFETPPKATLDPTPPALKPGQVPPARSAETARPRPAPCARISVPNARVGEAFCAPLVITLDDGQTATINDVVIPETCELHFDKAQQALSGVPSQSGDIEMLVRWSCASHGNGETPLLFVVNPDPRSLWKIIEPPADAPYPKAHVEHEGIVRDGVKIAGASRRGRSHEHAGSFRDDDFYLNHSEETGWSVMLVADGAGSAANSREGSRIAAEVAGEYLFSQLRGPRGAELKQQIARWGRDEQQNTISAMLHHFKQAATLAVNSISNEAIRAEQPVKTYSTTLLATVSLRIDEQLFAASFWLGDGAIAAYSPSGKVRILGNPDSGEYAGQTRFLDASIIADPAFSGRISVGKWQDVSHLILMTDGVSDPHFETDNGLRSDEKWTQLVNELSPLLADAGKAPERLAEWLNFFSPGNHDDRTLVVAW, from the coding sequence ATGAGCGTTGAAAAAGAGATTATCGGCTTTATTCTGCACTCGCGCGGGCATGAAGTCGGCGAGGCAGAGTTAACTGCGTTGTCCGGGGAGCCTGCGCTGCGGGACAAGCTGGATGCGTTATTAACCGAGCTGGAAAACCAGCTCGCGGCCGTCGAGGATCAAACCACAACACCGCAGGCTCGGGAGAGCGCTGAAGCGATCGAATCACCAGACGACGCGATAACAGAACCTGACGCTGAACAGGCCGCGCCGCGTCCGGAGTTGTGGAAGCTAATGCCCTATTACGAATTTGAGACGCCGCCAAAAGCGACCCTTGACCCAACGCCGCCAGCACTGAAACCAGGCCAGGTGCCGCCAGCGCGATCTGCTGAAACTGCAAGACCGCGCCCAGCGCCCTGCGCGCGCATCAGCGTGCCGAATGCCCGCGTAGGTGAAGCCTTTTGCGCACCGCTGGTGATCACGCTGGATGATGGGCAGACGGCAACGATTAATGATGTCGTGATCCCTGAAACGTGCGAGCTTCATTTCGACAAGGCGCAGCAGGCACTGAGCGGCGTGCCGTCACAGAGCGGCGACATCGAGATGCTGGTGCGCTGGTCCTGCGCCTCGCACGGCAATGGCGAAACGCCGCTGCTGTTTGTGGTGAACCCCGATCCGCGCAGCCTGTGGAAAATCATTGAGCCACCCGCCGATGCTCCCTACCCGAAAGCGCATGTCGAACATGAAGGGATTGTCCGCGATGGCGTGAAGATCGCCGGGGCGAGCCGCCGCGGGCGCTCCCATGAGCATGCGGGCAGCTTCCGCGATGATGACTTCTACCTCAACCACAGCGAAGAGACAGGCTGGAGCGTAATGCTGGTGGCCGATGGCGCGGGCAGCGCGGCAAACTCCCGCGAAGGGTCACGAATCGCCGCCGAAGTGGCCGGGGAGTATCTCTTCAGCCAGTTACGCGGGCCGCGAGGCGCGGAGTTAAAGCAGCAGATTGCGCGCTGGGGCAGAGATGAGCAGCAAAACACCATCAGCGCAATGCTTCACCACTTTAAGCAGGCGGCAACCCTTGCGGTTAATAGCATCTCAAATGAGGCTATTCGCGCGGAGCAGCCGGTAAAAACCTACTCCACCACGCTGCTGGCGACCGTCTCGCTGCGCATCGATGAGCAGCTGTTTGCTGCCTCGTTCTGGCTGGGTGATGGCGCGATTGCGGCCTACAGTCCTTCAGGCAAAGTACGCATACTGGGTAATCCAGACAGCGGCGAATATGCCGGCCAGACGCGCTTTCTCGACGCGTCGATTATTGCCGATCCCGCCTTCTCCGGGCGTATCAGCGTCGGCAAGTGGCAGGATGTCTCCCATCTGATCCTGATGACCGATGGCGTCTCCGATCCGCACTTTGAAACGGATAACGGCCTGCGCAGCGACGAGAAGTGGACGCAACTGGTCAACGAGCTTTCACCCCTGCTTGCAGATGCCGGGAAGGCGCCGGAACGTCTCGCTGAGTGGCTCAACTTTTTCTCCCCAGGCAACCATGATGACCGCACCCTTGTGGTGGCATGGTGA
- a CDS encoding lipopolysaccharide kinase InaA family protein gives MANIVTCTTKDGQTVQYVDEVIGSGSMKDVYFSPDKSYVVAFYHKPQNAQARERIDMITGRYRQNIFEQAGGDYWKDLFCWPTHVVEHNNKIGIVVPVYQQHFFFKYGSKNDDFLGIKGREKEGKWFASASNQNKFLDPRERGNTLTYLKVCLLLTRAVRRMHAAGLCHSDLSYKNVLVDPEQGHACIIDVDGLVVPGKYPPDVVGTPDFIAPEVVETSHLAKEDPKRVLPSIATDRHALAVLIYMYLFFRHPLRGGKIHDLDDETRDETLAMGERALFIEHPTDRSNAVKLNQISPFALPWADPEKIPYTIMGPYLTPLFDRAFIEGLHNPARRPTADEWESALVKTVDLIQPCQNSSCDQKWYVFSGKTKPVCPYCGTPYRGKLPILNLYSSRKAGSFRPDDHRLMVWSGQSLYAWHVNRLIAPNERTTPEQKKRVGYFVYHNDQWWLVNEGIEGLMSLPDKKPIPIGDKIELTDNAQFVLSQQEGGRLVVVQLLSN, from the coding sequence ATGGCAAATATCGTTACATGTACAACAAAAGATGGGCAGACGGTGCAGTACGTCGACGAAGTTATCGGATCCGGTTCGATGAAAGATGTCTACTTCTCGCCAGACAAGTCCTATGTGGTCGCCTTCTACCACAAGCCGCAAAACGCCCAGGCGAGAGAGCGGATTGATATGATCACCGGGCGCTACCGGCAGAATATTTTTGAACAGGCGGGCGGTGATTACTGGAAAGATCTCTTCTGCTGGCCGACGCATGTTGTGGAGCACAACAACAAAATCGGTATTGTCGTTCCCGTCTATCAGCAGCACTTCTTCTTTAAGTATGGCTCGAAGAATGATGATTTCCTCGGCATCAAAGGACGCGAAAAAGAGGGGAAATGGTTCGCCAGCGCCAGTAACCAGAATAAATTCCTCGATCCGCGCGAACGCGGCAACACCCTCACCTATCTGAAGGTGTGCCTGTTGCTGACCCGTGCGGTGAGAAGAATGCATGCCGCGGGCCTCTGCCACAGTGATTTGAGCTACAAAAATGTGCTCGTCGATCCCGAGCAGGGGCACGCCTGTATTATTGATGTCGATGGGCTGGTGGTACCCGGAAAATACCCGCCTGATGTGGTCGGCACGCCCGATTTCATCGCGCCGGAAGTGGTGGAGACCAGCCACCTTGCGAAAGAGGATCCTAAACGTGTGCTGCCGAGCATCGCGACGGATCGCCACGCACTGGCGGTGCTGATCTATATGTACCTCTTTTTCCGCCACCCGCTCAGAGGGGGAAAAATCCACGATCTCGATGATGAGACACGGGACGAAACGCTGGCGATGGGCGAGCGGGCGCTGTTTATCGAACACCCGACGGACAGAAGCAATGCCGTTAAGCTTAATCAGATCTCCCCGTTTGCGCTGCCCTGGGCCGACCCGGAAAAAATCCCCTATACCATTATGGGTCCTTATCTGACGCCGCTGTTCGATCGTGCCTTTATCGAGGGGTTACATAACCCCGCCCGTCGCCCGACCGCTGATGAGTGGGAAAGCGCGCTGGTGAAAACCGTGGATCTGATCCAGCCCTGCCAGAACAGCAGCTGTGATCAGAAGTGGTATGTCTTTTCCGGGAAAACCAAACCGGTCTGCCCCTACTGTGGAACGCCCTACCGTGGGAAATTGCCGATTCTTAACCTCTACTCCTCCCGCAAGGCAGGCAGCTTCCGGCCTGACGATCACCGGTTAATGGTGTGGAGCGGTCAGTCCCTTTACGCCTGGCATGTGAACCGGCTAATTGCGCCGAACGAGCGCACCACCCCGGAGCAGAAAAAGCGTGTCGGCTATTTTGTTTACCATAACGATCAGTGGTGGCTGGTGAACGAAGGAATTGAGGGGCTGATGTCGCTCCCGGATAAAAAGCCCATCCCGATTGGCGACAAAATTGAACTAACGGACAACGCGCAGTTCGTTCTCTCCCAGCAGGAAGGCGGCAGGCTTGTAGTGGTTCAGCTTCTTTCCAACTGA
- a CDS encoding RES family NAD+ phosphorylase yields MLPTLTTISGTFYRAIDPAYRDLALTGSRNAGRYSRAEQPTLYLSSSPEGVDAAMQAHKANRSAELEIIELRVRAARIFDLRNAAALSAAGIDLADAVAPWQEIVAAGGTPSSWRVRQQLETLGAAGLIDPSRKAPGLWHLVLFSWNNGAGQPEVEIVT; encoded by the coding sequence ATGCTACCCACGCTTACCACCATCAGTGGCACTTTTTACCGGGCGATCGATCCTGCTTATCGCGACCTTGCGCTTACAGGATCGCGAAACGCGGGCAGATATTCGCGGGCCGAACAACCCACCCTTTACCTCAGCTCTTCGCCTGAGGGCGTCGACGCGGCGATGCAGGCGCATAAAGCGAACCGCAGCGCGGAGCTGGAAATTATTGAGTTGCGCGTTCGCGCTGCCCGCATTTTCGATTTACGCAACGCTGCGGCGTTATCGGCTGCCGGTATCGATCTTGCTGATGCTGTTGCGCCGTGGCAGGAGATTGTCGCCGCAGGCGGTACGCCCTCCTCCTGGCGCGTGCGTCAGCAGCTGGAAACGCTGGGCGCGGCGGGGTTAATCGACCCGTCGCGCAAAGCGCCGGGTCTCTGGCATCTGGTGCTGTTTAGCTGGAATAACGGCGCCGGGCAGCCCGAGGTGGAAATCGTGACGTGA
- a CDS encoding GNAT family N-acetyltransferase: MNDITIAPARTGDLAALREIELAAFETLRAAGAVSGEPVASSLEDLERLSREGLLLVAFTADQQPVGFAGAQIEDNWLHIAEMDVHPAWQRKGIGRQLLRALLSAGERRGLAGASLTTDRYAPFNAAFYASLGFEQINADALSARLKGLIDAETASGLDANRRIAMQRYY, encoded by the coding sequence ATGAATGACATCACCATTGCACCGGCGCGCACCGGGGATCTCGCCGCACTAAGAGAGATTGAACTCGCCGCTTTCGAAACGCTGCGGGCCGCCGGGGCGGTAAGCGGCGAACCGGTGGCCTCCAGCCTTGAAGATCTCGAACGTTTATCCCGCGAAGGGCTGCTATTAGTCGCTTTTACTGCCGACCAACAGCCGGTCGGCTTTGCCGGGGCGCAGATCGAGGATAACTGGCTGCATATCGCCGAAATGGATGTTCACCCGGCGTGGCAGCGCAAAGGGATTGGTCGCCAGTTGCTGCGGGCGCTGCTGAGCGCAGGAGAGAGGCGCGGTTTAGCGGGCGCGTCGCTGACCACCGATCGCTATGCGCCATTCAACGCCGCGTTTTACGCTTCACTGGGGTTTGAACAGATCAACGCGGATGCGCTTTCTGCGCGGCTGAAAGGCCTGATTGACGCAGAAACCGCAAGCGGGCTGGATGCAAACCGACGGATTGCGATGCAGCGATATTATTAA
- a CDS encoding transporter substrate-binding domain-containing protein has protein sequence MSASQPLRFAINLGNAVLARQTAAGEPAGITVELARRIAAGMAREAQFMTYPTAGKVVEDAENGVWDIAFLAVDPKREETLRFTQPYITIQGTVLVKAQSPWQSVAQMDRPGVVINVGRGAAYDLYLTRELEHATLHRLSSSQAAIDAFVNGEGDMVAGIRQPLEQTAAEHPGYRVLEDDFMQIAQAICLPRQQEALYHTVVEKLTRWQTDGIVKEIIDTELIASNNSGTQ, from the coding sequence ATGTCAGCCAGTCAACCGCTTCGTTTCGCCATCAATTTAGGTAACGCCGTGCTTGCCCGCCAGACCGCGGCGGGTGAGCCTGCCGGGATCACCGTTGAACTTGCCCGGCGGATTGCCGCCGGGATGGCAAGAGAGGCGCAATTTATGACCTATCCGACCGCCGGAAAAGTGGTGGAGGATGCCGAAAACGGCGTCTGGGATATCGCTTTTCTCGCCGTCGATCCGAAACGCGAAGAGACATTACGCTTTACCCAGCCCTATATCACTATCCAGGGCACAGTGCTGGTAAAGGCGCAAAGCCCGTGGCAGAGCGTGGCGCAGATGGACAGGCCCGGCGTGGTGATAAACGTCGGCAGGGGCGCGGCGTACGATCTCTACTTAACCCGCGAGCTTGAGCACGCCACGCTCCATCGCCTGAGTTCGTCGCAGGCGGCGATTGACGCCTTTGTTAACGGTGAAGGGGATATGGTCGCCGGGATCCGCCAGCCCCTTGAGCAAACGGCGGCAGAACACCCCGGCTACCGCGTGCTGGAGGATGATTTTATGCAGATCGCCCAGGCGATTTGCCTGCCGCGCCAGCAGGAGGCGCTCTATCACACCGTAGTGGAGAAGCTGACGCGCTGGCAGACAGACGGGATTGTTAAAGAGATAATCGACACTGAGTTAATTGCCTCGAATAATTCAGGAACCCAATGA